One Chitinispirillales bacterium genomic window, ACTTTCCGTTGTGCGTTTCCTATCGCGCCCGTAAGCATAGGATGCGAAATAGTTTCACCCTCGCTTACACCTATTTTATCAAGTATTCCCGCCATTCTATCCGAACCGAAAATCCTCATCAAATCATCGTCAAGCGACAAATAAAATTTGGATAAACCCGGATCTCCTTGTCGTCCGGAACGTCCGCGCAACTGATTGTCGATTCGTCTGCTCTCATGTCTTTCGGTGCCCAAAACGTACAAACCGCCGAACTGCAAAACTTCGTCCTGTTCATTTGCGATTTCTTCGGCAAGTTCAGGATATCTTGCAAGCATATCTTCGTTTGAAAATGTTTCCGGATCTTCACCGTCCATACGAAGTTTGTCTTTCGCCATCGCCTCAAAATTACCGCCTAACTTTATATCCGTTCCGCGCCCAGCCATATTAGTAGCGATGGTAACTGCGCCTTTTTTCCCAGCCTGCGCTATAATCGACGCCTCCCGTGCATGATTTTTCGCATTCAAAACCTCGTGTCTTATTCCGTTTTTTTCCAGCATTCTGCTCAAATATTCCGATTTTTCGATTGAAACCGTTCCTACCAAAACCGGTGCGCCTTTTTCTTGAATTTTGCGAATTTCCTTTACAACCGCTTCATATTTTTCTTTCTGCGTTTTGTAAATTTCGTCGTCGGCGTCAATTCTTGCAACTTCACGGTTCGTTGGAATTTGAATTACGTCAAGTTTATAAATATCGGCAAATTCTTTTGCTTCCGTAGCCGCAGTTCCCGTCATTCCGGCAATTTTATTATACATCTTAAAGAAATTTTGAAAAGTAATCGTCGCAAGCGTTTGACTTTCACCGGCGACTTTAACGCCTTCTTTCGCTTCTACCGCCTGATGAAGTCCGTCCGACCATCTTCTTCCGGGTAAAATTCGCCCCGTAAATTCATCGACAATCAAAACCTGTCCGTCTTGAACTACGTAATTAACGTCTTTTTCGTAAAGCGCAAACGCTTTAAGCAGTTGATTTACACAATGAATTCTTTCGGAGCGGTCTGAAAATTCGACATGCGCTTTTTCACGAAATTCGTTTTTTTCTTCCAACGACAAATTCGGATTGCTATTTATCTCACCGATAATTACCGCCAAATCCGTCACAACGAAAAAGTTTTTATTATTTCCGCCGATAAGTTCCCGTCCCTTTTCGCTCATTTCGGCGGAATGGTTGTTTTCTTCTATAGAAAAATAAAGTTTTTCGTCAATTTCGTGAAGTTTCTTTTCTATAAGGTATTCCTGTTCGACTGAACGTGTAACTTTTGCAATAGCGGTGTTTTTCATTCCGTCAAGATAAACTTGATTTTTCGGTTCTCCGCGCTTTGCTACGAGCATCAAAAGTCCTAATTCTTCGTCAAATTCTTCTTTTGCAATTTTTTCCTTTAATTTCTTGAAATTTTCACTCATAAGTTTGCGCTGCGCCTCGACAAGTTTTCGTACAAGCGGCTGTAATTCTTCGTATTCTTTATTATCGACATCCGCCGCTCCCGAAATAATAAGCGGAGTTCTTGCCTCGTCAATCAAAATGTTATCTACTTCATCGATAATCGCGTAATTCAGTTCGCGTTGAACGCAATGTGAATAATGAATCGCCATATTGTCGCGAAGATAATCAAAGCCGAATTCATTGTTTGTTCCGTATGTAATATCGCAGTTATAAGCGTCGCGGCGTTCTTGCGTTGACGGCTCGGTTTTGTCCAAACATCCGACACTCATTCCCAAAAAGCTAAATATATTGCCCATCCATTCCGAGTCGCGTTTTGCCAAATAATCGTTGACCGTAATGATATGAACGCCTTTTTGCGAAAGAGCGTTAAGATACGCCGCAACCGGCGCGACTTGCGTTTTCCCTTCACCTGTTTTCATTTCGGCTATATTTCCCTGATGAAGCGCAATCGCCGCTAAAATTTGCACGTCAAAATGCGCCATATAAGGAATATCATTACCGTTTGCCGCGTTTTTTACAATTTTTCTTTCTCCCAAAACCCTGTAGGTCGCTTCACGAACGACTGAATAAGCTTCAGGGAGAATGTCGTCAAGCGTTTCGCCTTTCGTCAATCTTTCGCGAAACTCCTGCGTTTTATTTTTTAATTCTTCGTCCGATAATTTTTTTACTATTTCCCATTTTTCATTAACCGCCGCCAATATAGGACGCAGTTTTTTCATATCTCTATCTTGCTTTGAACCGAAAATCAGTGCAAGAATTTTCCAAATACTCATAAATTTCCTCTGTAAGAAACAAACTTCGCCGTTAAAATAATTTATGCCGCAAAACAAAAACGAGGCACAAATCTCTCTGCGCCCCGTTTGTTTAATTTGGAATTAATTCTGATA contains:
- the secA gene encoding preprotein translocase subunit SecA, with protein sequence MSIWKILALIFGSKQDRDMKKLRPILAAVNEKWEIVKKLSDEELKNKTQEFRERLTKGETLDDILPEAYSVVREATYRVLGERKIVKNAANGNDIPYMAHFDVQILAAIALHQGNIAEMKTGEGKTQVAPVAAYLNALSQKGVHIITVNDYLAKRDSEWMGNIFSFLGMSVGCLDKTEPSTQERRDAYNCDITYGTNNEFGFDYLRDNMAIHYSHCVQRELNYAIIDEVDNILIDEARTPLIISGAADVDNKEYEELQPLVRKLVEAQRKLMSENFKKLKEKIAKEEFDEELGLLMLVAKRGEPKNQVYLDGMKNTAIAKVTRSVEQEYLIEKKLHEIDEKLYFSIEENNHSAEMSEKGRELIGGNNKNFFVVTDLAVIIGEINSNPNLSLEEKNEFREKAHVEFSDRSERIHCVNQLLKAFALYEKDVNYVVQDGQVLIVDEFTGRILPGRRWSDGLHQAVEAKEGVKVAGESQTLATITFQNFFKMYNKIAGMTGTAATEAKEFADIYKLDVIQIPTNREVARIDADDEIYKTQKEKYEAVVKEIRKIQEKGAPVLVGTVSIEKSEYLSRMLEKNGIRHEVLNAKNHAREASIIAQAGKKGAVTIATNMAGRGTDIKLGGNFEAMAKDKLRMDGEDPETFSNEDMLARYPELAEEIANEQDEVLQFGGLYVLGTERHESRRIDNQLRGRSGRQGDPGLSKFYLSLDDDLMRIFGSDRMAGILDKIGVSEGETISHPMLTGAIGNAQRKVEGRNFEIRKHLKEYDDVMNFQRSEIYGLRKQILFGNDITKEIQDQFAMALEDVILKNCDNKDRNLWNITELELQIASIFGVIIDKEKYNFNNISIEELFDGLWAEVKTIYENKESRVGAQHLRELERRVLLASIDDLWKNHLYEMDHLKQSAHYASFGQKNPLFEYQKEGLKLFETLRANIAKKTANLLYRLEMAGNIPQRRQQRVVEIHANAGQAMQNVSQRAKPTPPQMQQIRQFPKVGRNDLCPCGSGKKYKKCHGSEL